The following nucleotide sequence is from Candidatus Eisenbacteria bacterium.
GCGCCGCGTGGAGATGCGCTTTACATCGGGCTCCCTTCGGGCGGGGACGGCGATCAGCATCGTCACCCTTTTCCTCTCGGCGGCCTATTTGATCGTATTCGGGCCGCGACGCGGGGACGGGGCGGCCTCGGCGTTCCGCGCGGATGCCGGAGGGGAAGAAGAATGAATCCCCGCGCCAAGAGATCCCTATTCTTTTTGGCCAAGACGGTGCTCAGCGTCGGTCTTCTTTATTGGCTGCTGAGCGGAGGGATGCTCGGACGGGTGATCGCCGAGACGCGGGACCGATTCCATCCGATCCCCTTCGCGATCGGCCTTCTCTCCTTCGCCGTCAGCAACATCCTCGGCGGCTGCCAATGGAACCTGCTTCTGCGCGCGCAGGGAATCCGAATCGGTTGGCGGAAGGCGATCTCCCTTTACTACGTGGGCCTCTTCTTTTCCAATTTTCTCCCCGCCAACATCGGGGGCGACGTGATCAAGGTGGTGGATGTCTATCGCTCCACCGGGCGGGGCGGGGGGGCGGTGGCCGCCACGATGGTGGACCGCGCCGCCGGTCTCGCCGTTCTCACGATTCTCGCCGCGGTCGCCGTGGTGCCGACCCTCTCCGTACTCGGCAGGGAACCCTTCCTGATCCTGGTCCCCGTTCTTCTCGTCCTCTTTCTGGGCGCCGGTCTGATGATGCTGAGCCGCCGGGTCTCGCGTCTGACCCTCCGCGCCGCCGGGCACATCCCCTTCCTGTGGGTGAGAAAAAAGACGGAATCGGTCCTCACCGCGCTTTTCCTATATCGGGATCAGAGGGGCGCCCTCTTCCGCGCCCTCGCCATCGCCCTACCGGTGCAGACACTCCGGATCGGCGTGCATTATCTCGCCGCCCGCAGCATCGGGATCGAAGCCCCGGCGGTCTACTTCTTCCTCTTCATTCCCCTGATCGCCGTTTTCATCGCGCTGCCGATCAGCATCAACGGTCTGGGCGTCCGCGAAAGCTTGGGGGTCTACCTGTACGCACGGATCGGGATCCCGCAGGAGCTGGCCTTCTCCATCTCCTTCCTCGCCTATCTGATCGGGGTGGTGGTGAGCCTTCTCGGCGGAGGGATCTTCCTGCTGCGATCGGGTGTGCCGAAGAAGGCGGGATCCGTGCCGGTCTTGCAACGGGACGACCGATCG
It contains:
- a CDS encoding flippase-like domain-containing protein, which produces MNPRAKRSLFFLAKTVLSVGLLYWLLSGGMLGRVIAETRDRFHPIPFAIGLLSFAVSNILGGCQWNLLLRAQGIRIGWRKAISLYYVGLFFSNFLPANIGGDVIKVVDVYRSTGRGGGAVAATMVDRAAGLAVLTILAAVAVVPTLSVLGREPFLILVPVLLVLFLGAGLMMLSRRVSRLTLRAAGHIPFLWVRKKTESVLTALFLYRDQRGALFRALAIALPVQTLRIGVHYLAARSIGIEAPAVYFFLFIPLIAVFIALPISINGLGVRESLGVYLYARIGIPQELAFSISFLAYLIGVVVSLLGGGIFLLRSGVPKKAGSVPVLQRDDRSR